In the Pogoniulus pusillus isolate bPogPus1 chromosome 4, bPogPus1.pri, whole genome shotgun sequence genome, one interval contains:
- the TBK1 gene encoding serine/threonine-protein kinase TBK1 isoform X1, giving the protein MQSTSNYLWLLSDILGQGATANVFRGRHKKTGDLYAVKVFNSISFLRPVDVQMREFEVLKKLNHKNIVKLFAIEEETTTRHKVLVMEFCPCGSLYTVLEEPSNAFGLPESEFLIVLRDVVAGMNHLRENGIVHRDIKPGNIMRVIGEDGQSVYKLTDFGAARELEDDEQFVSLYGTEEYLHPDMYERAVLRKEHQKKYGATVDLWSIGVTFYHAATGSLPFRPFEGPRRNKEVMYKIITGKPSGAISGIQKAENGPIEWSWEMPVSCSLSKGLQVLLTPVLANILEADQEKCWGFDQFFAETSDVLHRIIVHIFSLQQMTLHKVYIHSYNTAAIFHELVYKQTKIPSQNQELLYEGRRLILEPGRLAQHFPRTTEENPIFVVSREPVNIVRLIYEEVLLPKVHQRYDLDGDASMAKAVTGIVCYACRVASLLLLYQELMRKGIRWLIEIIKDDYNELVHKKTEVVIRLDFCSRNIEKAEKIYENLMQVNLEASEVDEISEIHTKLLRLSSSQGTIETSLQDIKSKLSPGGLLADTWANQEGMHPKDRNPERLQALLRFITDIYYQFKKDKAERRLPYNEEQIHKFDKQKLYLHATKAIALFKDECVSKYDAFLDKAEDWSRKMLHTRKQLLALTNQCFDIEEEVSKYQDYINEVQDSLPQKMFAASTGMKHTMNTVYPSSNTLVEMTLGMKKLKEEMEGVVKELAENNHILERQAIVFPFWADTRKALNLIHFVDPELKLRDDSIISLTVNTLLKC; this is encoded by the exons ATGCAGAGCACTTCAAATTACCTCTGGCTATTGTCAGACATCCTAGGACAGGGAGCTACTGCAAATGTTTTTCGAGGACGACATAAG AAAACTGGGGATTTATATGCTGTCAAAGTATTCAACAGTATAAGTTTCCTTCGTCCTGTGGATGTCCAGATGCGAGAGTTTGAAGTACTGAAGAAACTAAATCATAAGAACATTGTCAAATTGTTTGCCATTGAAGAAGAG aCAACAACTAGACACAAAGTATTAGTTATGGAATTTTGTCCATGTGGAAGTTTATACACTGTTCTGGAGGAGCCATCTAATGCCTTTGGTTTGCCAGAGTCTGAGTTCCTAATTGTGTTGAGAGATGTGG TGGCTGGGATGAATCACCTCCGGGAGAATGGCATAGTGCACCGTGACATCAAACCAGGCAACATAATGCGTGTTATCGGTGAAGATGGGCAGTCAGTTTACAAACTTACAGACTTTGGTGCTGCAAGAGAGCTTGAAGATGATGAGCAATTTGTTTCTCTCTATGGCACAGAAGAGTATTTA CATCCTGATATGTATGAACGAGCAGTTTTGAGGAAAGAACATCAGAAAAAGTATGGAGCAACAGTTGATCTGTGGAGCATAGGAGTGACCTTTTACCATGCTGCAACAGGGAGTTTGCCTTTTCGACCTTTTGAAGGACCTCGTAGAAACAAGGAAGTGAT GTATAAAATAATCACTGGAAAGCCTTCTGGTGCTATTTCTGGAatacagaaagcagaaaatggaCCAATTGAATGGAGCTGGGAGATGCCTGTTTCTTGCAGTCTTTCCAA GGGTCTGCAAGTACTGCTCACACCTGTCCTTGCAAATATTCTTGAAGCAGATCAGGAAAAATGCTGGGGGTTTGACCAGTTCTTTGCAGAGACAAGTGACGTACTGCACCGAATAATAGTCCACATCTTTTCACTGCAGCAGATGACCTTGCACAAAGTTTATATTCACAGCTATAACAC AGCTGCTATATTTCATGAGTTGGTCtacaaacagacaaaaatacCATCTCAGAATCAAGAACTCTTATATGAAGGTCGTCGCTTGATACTAGAGCCTGGCAGATTGGCACAGCACTTCCCCAGGACAACTGAGGAGAATCCTATCTTTGTAGTGAGCAGGGAGCCTGTGAACATCGTTAGATTAATCTATGAAGAAG TTTTGCTTCCTAAAGTACATCAACGTTACGATTTGGATGGCGATGCCAGTATGGCTAAA GCAGTAACAGGTATCGTATGCTATGCCTGTAGAGTTGCCAGTTTGCTGCTACTTTACCAGGAGCTGATGCGAAAAGGAATTCGATGGCTCAT TGAAATAATCAAGGATGATTATAATGAACTGGTTCATAAAAAGACAGAGGTTGTCATCAGGCTGGATTTCTGCAGCAGAAACATTGAGAAAGCTGAGAAAAT ATATGAGAATTTGATGCAGGTCAACTTGGAAGCATCAGAAGTGGATGAAATTTCAGAGATACACACAAAACTCTTGCGT CTCTCCAGCTCTCAGGGCACGATAGAAACTAGTCTTCAAGATATCAAATCCAAACTGTCTCCTGGTGGCTTACTGGCTGACACCTGGGCAAATCAGGAAGGCATGCATCCAAAGGACAGAAA TCCAGAAAGGCTGCAAGCGCTGCTAAGATTCATCACAGATATTTATTATCAGTTCAAAAAAGACAAAGCAGAACGGA GACTTCCTTACAATGAAGAACAAATCCACAAGTTTGACAA GCAGAAGCTGTATTTGCATGCTACAAAAGCCATAGCTCTATTCAAAGATGAATGTGTCAGCAAGTATGATGCATTTTTGGACAAGGCTGAGGACTGGTCAAG GAAAATGCTTCACACAAGGAAGCAGTTACTGGCTCTTACCAACCAGTGTTTTGATATTGAAGAAGAGGTATCCAAATACCAGGACTATATAAATGAG GTACAAGATTCTCTGCCTCAAAAAATGTTTGCAGCTTCCACTGGGATGAAACATACAATGAATACAGTCTACCCAAGCTCAAACACCTTGGTGGAAATGACTCTTGG TATGAAGAAACTAAAGGAGGAAATGGAAGGGGTTGTTAAAGAGCTGGCTGAGAACAATCACATTTTGGAAAGGCAAGcaattgttttccctttttggGCTGATACTAGGAAGGCACTTAATTTGATACATTTTGTAGATCCAGAACTTAAACTAAGGGATGATTCCATAATCTCTTTAACTGTAAATACACTGTTGAAGTGTTGA
- the TBK1 gene encoding serine/threonine-protein kinase TBK1 isoform X2 has product MQSTSNYLWLLSDILGQGATANVFRGRHKKTGDLYAVKVFNSISFLRPVDVQMREFEVLKKLNHKNIVKLFAIEEETTTRHKVLVMEFCPCGSLYTVLEEPSNAFGLPESEFLIVLRDVVAGMNHLRENGIVHRDIKPGNIMRVIGEDGQSVYKLTDFGAARELEDDEQFVSLYGTEEYLHPDMYERAVLRKEHQKKYGATVDLWSIGVTFYHAATGSLPFRPFEGPRRNKEVMYKIITGKPSGAISGIQKAENGPIEWSWEMPVSCSLSKGLQVLLTPVLANILEADQEKCWGFDQFFAETSDVLHRIIVHIFSLQQMTLHKVYIHSYNTAAIFHELVYKQTKIPSQNQELLYEGRRLILEPGRLAQHFPRTTEENPIFVVSREPVNIVRLIYEEVLLPKVHQRYDLDGDASMAKAVTGIVCYACRVASLLLLYQELMRKGIRWLIEIIKDDYNELVHKKTEVVIRLDFCSRNIEKAEKIYENLMQVNLEASEVDEISEIHTKLLRLSSSQGTIETSLQDIKSKLSPGGLLADTWANQEGMHPKDRNPERLQALLRFITDIYYQFKKDKAERRLPYNEEQIHKFDKQKLYLHATKAIALFKDECVSKYDAFLDKAEDWSRKMLHTRKQLLALTNQCFDIEEEVSKYQDYINEVQDSLPQKMFAASTGMKHTMNTVYPSSNTLVEMTLGMKKLKEEMEGVVKELAENNHILERFGALTTMDGGRRNVDCM; this is encoded by the exons ATGCAGAGCACTTCAAATTACCTCTGGCTATTGTCAGACATCCTAGGACAGGGAGCTACTGCAAATGTTTTTCGAGGACGACATAAG AAAACTGGGGATTTATATGCTGTCAAAGTATTCAACAGTATAAGTTTCCTTCGTCCTGTGGATGTCCAGATGCGAGAGTTTGAAGTACTGAAGAAACTAAATCATAAGAACATTGTCAAATTGTTTGCCATTGAAGAAGAG aCAACAACTAGACACAAAGTATTAGTTATGGAATTTTGTCCATGTGGAAGTTTATACACTGTTCTGGAGGAGCCATCTAATGCCTTTGGTTTGCCAGAGTCTGAGTTCCTAATTGTGTTGAGAGATGTGG TGGCTGGGATGAATCACCTCCGGGAGAATGGCATAGTGCACCGTGACATCAAACCAGGCAACATAATGCGTGTTATCGGTGAAGATGGGCAGTCAGTTTACAAACTTACAGACTTTGGTGCTGCAAGAGAGCTTGAAGATGATGAGCAATTTGTTTCTCTCTATGGCACAGAAGAGTATTTA CATCCTGATATGTATGAACGAGCAGTTTTGAGGAAAGAACATCAGAAAAAGTATGGAGCAACAGTTGATCTGTGGAGCATAGGAGTGACCTTTTACCATGCTGCAACAGGGAGTTTGCCTTTTCGACCTTTTGAAGGACCTCGTAGAAACAAGGAAGTGAT GTATAAAATAATCACTGGAAAGCCTTCTGGTGCTATTTCTGGAatacagaaagcagaaaatggaCCAATTGAATGGAGCTGGGAGATGCCTGTTTCTTGCAGTCTTTCCAA GGGTCTGCAAGTACTGCTCACACCTGTCCTTGCAAATATTCTTGAAGCAGATCAGGAAAAATGCTGGGGGTTTGACCAGTTCTTTGCAGAGACAAGTGACGTACTGCACCGAATAATAGTCCACATCTTTTCACTGCAGCAGATGACCTTGCACAAAGTTTATATTCACAGCTATAACAC AGCTGCTATATTTCATGAGTTGGTCtacaaacagacaaaaatacCATCTCAGAATCAAGAACTCTTATATGAAGGTCGTCGCTTGATACTAGAGCCTGGCAGATTGGCACAGCACTTCCCCAGGACAACTGAGGAGAATCCTATCTTTGTAGTGAGCAGGGAGCCTGTGAACATCGTTAGATTAATCTATGAAGAAG TTTTGCTTCCTAAAGTACATCAACGTTACGATTTGGATGGCGATGCCAGTATGGCTAAA GCAGTAACAGGTATCGTATGCTATGCCTGTAGAGTTGCCAGTTTGCTGCTACTTTACCAGGAGCTGATGCGAAAAGGAATTCGATGGCTCAT TGAAATAATCAAGGATGATTATAATGAACTGGTTCATAAAAAGACAGAGGTTGTCATCAGGCTGGATTTCTGCAGCAGAAACATTGAGAAAGCTGAGAAAAT ATATGAGAATTTGATGCAGGTCAACTTGGAAGCATCAGAAGTGGATGAAATTTCAGAGATACACACAAAACTCTTGCGT CTCTCCAGCTCTCAGGGCACGATAGAAACTAGTCTTCAAGATATCAAATCCAAACTGTCTCCTGGTGGCTTACTGGCTGACACCTGGGCAAATCAGGAAGGCATGCATCCAAAGGACAGAAA TCCAGAAAGGCTGCAAGCGCTGCTAAGATTCATCACAGATATTTATTATCAGTTCAAAAAAGACAAAGCAGAACGGA GACTTCCTTACAATGAAGAACAAATCCACAAGTTTGACAA GCAGAAGCTGTATTTGCATGCTACAAAAGCCATAGCTCTATTCAAAGATGAATGTGTCAGCAAGTATGATGCATTTTTGGACAAGGCTGAGGACTGGTCAAG GAAAATGCTTCACACAAGGAAGCAGTTACTGGCTCTTACCAACCAGTGTTTTGATATTGAAGAAGAGGTATCCAAATACCAGGACTATATAAATGAG GTACAAGATTCTCTGCCTCAAAAAATGTTTGCAGCTTCCACTGGGATGAAACATACAATGAATACAGTCTACCCAAGCTCAAACACCTTGGTGGAAATGACTCTTGG TATGAAGAAACTAAAGGAGGAAATGGAAGGGGTTGTTAAAGAGCTGGCTGAGAACAATCACATTTTGGAAAG aTTTGGTGCTTTGACTACTATGGATGGTGGTCGTCGGAACGTGGACTGTATGTAG